A window from Esox lucius isolate fEsoLuc1 chromosome 16, fEsoLuc1.pri, whole genome shotgun sequence encodes these proteins:
- the c16h2orf49 gene encoding ashwin, whose translation MANFNNMGREGKGTYLKDRGASNAELLLHPELLSQDFIQLVLKEKNITTGDDGGRDRLTDLYLRHVIPLPQRALPNNRWGRRMERARARQNTPSGLSCSSSNDHSGKRPQIVFDASPSKSVPVRLKTPQGHPSSSGVTDRLKPPPSTNPLRKLSSTAVTSTSSSPVFAGSQRNTCLGRPSPTSVHLKREADSLGEQKSPEVKKKIQKVTWP comes from the exons ATGGCGAACTTCAACAACATGGGACGTGAAGGTAAAGGCACATATTTGAAGGATAGAGGCGCTTCTAATGCAGAACTCTTACTACACCCCGAACTCCTCTCTCAGGATTTTATCCAGTTGGTTCTGAAGGAG AAAAACATAACCACCGGAGACGATGGGGGACGCGACCGGCTTACGGACCTCTACCTTCGACATGTCATCCCCCTCCCACAGAGGGCCCTGCCCAACAACCGCTGGGGGAGGAGAATGGAGCGGGCCCGCGCACGGCAGAACACGCCCAGTGGACTGAGTTGCAG TTCCAGTAACGACCACAGCGGGAAGAGGCCCCAGATCGTATTCGACGCCAGCCCCTCTAAAAGTGTCCCAGTCAGGCTGAAGACGCCGCAGGGTCACCCCTCAAGTTCTGGGGTGACCGACAGGCTCAAGCCACCTCCTTCCACCAACCCTTTACGCAAACTGTCCAGCACCGCTGTCACATCCACCTCGTCCTCCCCCGTCTTCGCAGGCTCCCAGAGGAACACGTGTCTGGGGAGGCCCTCCCCCACTTCAGTTCATCTCAAACGGGAAGCGGACAGCCTG
- the gpr45 gene encoding probable G-protein coupled receptor 45: protein MAFCNGSLLTRCAPLMEPDEEEGVIISPPPPPSLGVGTTGPIMPATLRVTLAAIMIFMIAIGFLGNAIVCLIVYQKPAMRSAINLLLATLAFSDIMLSLLCMPFTAVTVATADWRFGGGFCRASVMLYWLFVLEGVSILLIISVDRFLIIVQRQDKLTPHRAKLLIVASWALSLCVALPSVIGWRVSSAGAAGIGGAWAPQCVLGYSESLADRSYTVLLAVAVFFVPFGVMLYSYLCILNTVRRNALRIHNHASEQAGLPALSQVSKLGLTGLQRPPQVNVDMSFKTRAFTTILILFIGFSVCWLPHTVVSLLAVFSRRFYFSPAFYPVSVGALWLSYLKTVFNPVIYCWRIRKFREACLEFMPKSCRLCPKLPGRSRRRVKPSNIYVCSETQSAV from the coding sequence ATGGCGTTTTGCAACGGCAGTCTCCTCACTAGGTGCGCCCCCCTGATGGAGCCGGACGAGGAGGAAGGGGTGATCATCTCCCCCCCGCCGCCCCCCTCACTGGGGGTTGGCACCACCGGCCCCATCATGCCCGCCACACTGCGTGTGACATTGGCTGCCATCATGATCTTCATGATTGCCATTGGTTTCCTGGGCAACGCCATCGTGTGTCTGATTGTGTACCAGAAGCCCGCCATGCGTTCCGCCATCAACCTGCTCCTCGCCACGCTGGCCTTCTCCGACATAATGCTGTCGCTGCTGTGCATGCCGTTCACCGCCGTTACCGTGGCAACCGCCGACTGGCGCTTCGGGGGTGGTTTCTGCCGCGCCTCCGTCATGCTTTACTGGCTCTTCGTCCTGGAGGGCGTGTCCATCCTGCTGATCATCAGTGTGGACCGCTTCCTCATAATCGTCCAGCGGCAGGACAAACTGACGCCACACCGCGCCAAGCTGCTCATCGTCGCGTCCTGGGCGCTGTCCCTCTGCGTGGCACTCCCGTCTGTGATTGGCTGGCGGGTCAGTTCGGCGGGCGCGGCGGGCATCGGCGGGGCCTGGGCGCCGCAGTGCGTCCTGGGATACAGTGAGTCGCTGGCCGACCGCAGCTACACGGTGCTGCTGGCAGTGGCCGTGTTTTTTGTGCCGTTCGGGGTCATGCTCTACTCCTACCTGTGCATCCTCAACACGGTGCGCCGCAATGCCCTACGCATTCACAACCACGCCTCCGAACAGGCCGGCCTCCCGGCCCTCAGCCAGGTCAGCAAGCTGGGTCTGACGGGTCTCCAGCGCCCCCCGCAGGTCAACGTGGACATGAGCTTCAAGACACGGGCCTTCACCACCATCCTCATCCTCTTCATCGGCTTCTCCGTGTGCTGGCTGCCGCACACCGTGGTGAGTCTGCTGGCCGTGTTCAGCCGGAGGTTCTACTTCAGCCCGGCGTTCTACCCGGTCAGCGTTGGGGCGCTTTGGCTCAGCTACCTGAAGACAGTGTTCAACCCGGTCATCTACTGCTGGAGGATCAGGAAGTTCCGCGAGGCGTGTCTGGAGTTTATGCCTAAGAGCTGCCGGCTCTGTCCAAAGTTGCCGGGCCGGAGCCGCCGGAGGGTGAAGCCCAGTAACATCTATGTGTGCAGTGAGACCCAGTCGGCGGTGTGA